The Corallococcus caeni genome includes a region encoding these proteins:
- the dnaE gene encoding DNA polymerase III subunit alpha — MSFTHLHLHTLYSLLDGAIRMKDLIKTVKEKGMSSVAVTDHGNMFGTIDFYKKAKDAGIKPILGLEAYVAGPKGREDRSEKVAHHLILLAKNAEGYANLRYLSSTAYMNGFYYHPRIDKQVLAEHSKGLVGLTACLGGEVTSACFRGDMDNARRVAAEYKGIFEPDSFYLEVQSNGMTEQDKANENLKQLSRDLDIPLVATADAHYIKREDAKAHELLMCIASGKTLADNKRLRHSTDKLYVTSPEEMLGFFADSPEAVHNSMRIAEMCNVELKLGKPMLPTFKVPDGHTPDTFMSELAYEGLRQRFKELEGQYPIDREQYQARLTLELGVIQRMGFSGYFLIVQDFINWAKDHNIPVGPGRGSGAGSLVAYALRITDLDPIPYNLLFERFLNPERVSMPDFDIDFCQDRRDEVIKYVGRKYGEMNVGQIITFGSLKAKSVLRDVCRVFGLPFSEGDRIAKLVPEVLNITLKEAIEMEPRLKEMIEKPQNIGEVEGNPVTTKDVLEIALALEGLHRQPGMHAAGVVIADKPLWEFVPVYQPPGEKILITQFAKDEVEAAGLVKFDFLGLKTLTVIQHALDLVNRNHGKDIKRHEIPLHDEKMWQLMAEGDTAGVFQMESSGFTEMVMKLKPTCFEDVIAAGALYRPGPLDSGMVDVFINRKHGREKVAYPHPNLEPVLKDTYGVIVYQEQVMQISQVLGGYTLGRADLLRRAMGKKKAEVMQAERAGFLEGCKTNNVDLKVAGEIFDLMEKFAEYGFNKSHSAAYGLVTIHTAWLKAHYPCEFMAALLTSEKDNTDKVVKHIGEARESGTQVLPPDVNQSDMAFGAVEGKIRFGLGAIKGVGEGAIESILEARKEGPFKSLFDFCERVDGRRVNRKVLEALVKAGAFDFEKRPRAQLFETIERAMNRGSSSQKDKAAGQSSLFGMLAGPASAGTGLKDDYAQVEEWPEKERLAYEKEAIGFYVSGHPLYQYEKELKRYARPITAVQRARRDEKLTVAGIITVLRERPTKTGKRMAWVTIEDLSGSTELVCFPGKDGTRNVMGKDGKWSKQGPKPGYEHWEHLLKSDDPILVTGTVQISQRDENTPTAELIVEDIQSLKAVREKRTKRLELRLPADVVTEERLARLNELAKKYAGATPVAVSVLFPGEAEAHISGTTLKVQVNDDLLLAVDRLFGQKVVEFG; from the coding sequence ATGTCCTTTACCCACCTTCACCTCCACACCCTCTATTCGCTGCTGGATGGGGCCATCCGGATGAAGGACCTCATCAAGACGGTGAAGGAGAAGGGCATGTCGAGCGTGGCCGTGACGGACCACGGCAACATGTTCGGCACCATCGACTTCTACAAGAAGGCGAAGGACGCCGGCATCAAGCCCATCCTCGGCCTGGAGGCGTACGTCGCCGGCCCCAAGGGGCGCGAGGACCGCTCGGAGAAGGTGGCCCACCACCTCATCCTCCTGGCCAAGAACGCGGAGGGCTACGCGAACCTGCGCTACCTGTCCTCCACCGCGTACATGAACGGGTTCTACTACCACCCGCGCATCGACAAGCAGGTGCTCGCGGAGCACAGCAAGGGGCTCGTCGGCCTCACCGCGTGCCTGGGCGGTGAAGTCACGAGCGCGTGCTTCCGCGGCGACATGGACAACGCCCGCCGCGTGGCCGCTGAATACAAGGGCATCTTCGAGCCCGACAGCTTCTACCTGGAGGTCCAGTCCAACGGGATGACCGAGCAGGACAAGGCCAACGAGAACCTCAAGCAGCTCTCGCGTGACCTGGACATCCCGCTCGTCGCCACCGCGGACGCGCACTACATCAAGCGCGAGGACGCCAAGGCGCACGAGCTGCTCATGTGCATCGCCAGCGGCAAGACGCTGGCGGACAACAAGCGCCTGCGCCACTCCACCGACAAGCTCTACGTCACCAGCCCGGAGGAGATGCTCGGCTTCTTCGCGGACTCGCCGGAGGCCGTGCACAACTCCATGCGCATCGCGGAGATGTGCAACGTGGAGCTGAAGCTGGGCAAGCCCATGCTCCCCACGTTCAAGGTGCCGGACGGCCACACGCCGGACACCTTCATGTCGGAGCTGGCCTACGAGGGCCTGCGCCAGCGCTTCAAGGAGCTGGAGGGCCAGTACCCCATCGACCGCGAGCAGTACCAGGCGCGCCTCACGCTGGAGCTGGGCGTCATCCAGCGCATGGGCTTCAGCGGCTACTTCCTCATCGTCCAGGACTTCATCAACTGGGCCAAGGACCACAACATCCCGGTGGGCCCGGGCCGTGGCTCCGGCGCAGGTTCCCTGGTGGCCTACGCGCTGCGCATCACCGACCTGGACCCCATCCCGTACAACCTCCTCTTCGAGCGCTTTCTCAACCCGGAGCGCGTGTCGATGCCGGACTTCGATATCGACTTCTGCCAGGACCGGCGCGACGAGGTCATCAAGTACGTGGGCCGCAAGTACGGCGAGATGAACGTGGGGCAGATCATCACGTTCGGCTCGCTCAAGGCCAAGAGCGTGCTGCGCGACGTGTGCCGCGTCTTCGGCCTGCCCTTCAGCGAAGGCGACCGCATCGCCAAGCTGGTACCCGAGGTCCTCAACATCACCTTGAAGGAGGCCATCGAGATGGAGCCTCGCCTCAAGGAGATGATCGAAAAGCCCCAGAACATCGGCGAGGTGGAGGGCAACCCCGTCACCACCAAGGACGTGCTGGAAATTGCGCTCGCGCTGGAGGGCCTGCACCGCCAGCCCGGCATGCACGCCGCGGGCGTGGTCATCGCGGACAAGCCGCTCTGGGAGTTCGTGCCCGTCTACCAGCCGCCGGGTGAGAAGATCCTCATCACCCAGTTCGCCAAGGACGAGGTGGAGGCCGCGGGCCTGGTGAAGTTCGACTTCCTCGGCCTCAAGACGCTCACCGTCATCCAGCACGCGCTGGACCTGGTGAACCGCAACCACGGCAAGGACATCAAGCGGCACGAGATCCCGCTGCACGACGAGAAGATGTGGCAGTTGATGGCGGAAGGCGACACCGCCGGCGTCTTCCAGATGGAGTCCAGCGGCTTCACCGAAATGGTGATGAAGCTCAAGCCCACCTGCTTCGAAGACGTCATCGCCGCCGGCGCGCTCTACCGCCCGGGTCCGCTGGACTCCGGCATGGTGGACGTCTTCATCAACCGCAAGCACGGCCGGGAGAAGGTGGCCTACCCGCACCCCAACCTGGAGCCGGTGCTCAAGGACACCTACGGCGTCATCGTCTACCAGGAACAGGTGATGCAGATCTCCCAGGTGCTGGGAGGCTACACCCTGGGCCGCGCGGACCTCCTTCGCCGCGCGATGGGCAAGAAGAAGGCCGAGGTCATGCAGGCCGAGCGGGCCGGCTTCCTGGAGGGCTGCAAGACCAACAACGTGGACCTGAAGGTCGCGGGCGAAATCTTCGACCTGATGGAGAAGTTCGCCGAGTACGGCTTCAACAAGAGCCACTCCGCGGCGTACGGCCTGGTCACCATCCACACGGCGTGGCTCAAGGCCCACTACCCGTGCGAATTCATGGCCGCCCTTCTCACCAGCGAGAAGGATAACACCGACAAGGTGGTGAAGCACATCGGCGAGGCCCGCGAGTCGGGCACGCAGGTGCTGCCGCCGGACGTGAACCAGTCCGACATGGCCTTCGGCGCGGTGGAGGGGAAGATCCGCTTCGGGCTGGGCGCCATCAAGGGCGTGGGCGAGGGCGCCATCGAGTCCATCCTGGAGGCGCGCAAGGAAGGCCCCTTCAAGAGCCTCTTCGACTTCTGCGAGCGCGTGGACGGCCGCCGCGTCAACCGCAAGGTGCTGGAGGCGCTGGTGAAGGCGGGCGCCTTCGACTTCGAGAAGCGCCCCCGCGCCCAGCTCTTCGAGACGATTGAGCGCGCGATGAACCGCGGCTCCTCCAGCCAGAAGGACAAGGCCGCGGGCCAGAGCTCGCTGTTCGGCATGCTCGCGGGCCCCGCGTCCGCCGGTACCGGCCTCAAGGACGACTACGCGCAGGTGGAGGAGTGGCCGGAGAAGGAGCGCCTGGCCTACGAGAAGGAGGCCATCGGCTTCTACGTGTCCGGCCACCCGCTGTACCAGTACGAGAAGGAGCTCAAGCGCTACGCGCGGCCCATCACCGCCGTGCAGCGCGCGCGCCGCGACGAGAAGCTCACCGTGGCGGGCATCATCACCGTGCTGCGCGAGCGCCCCACCAAGACGGGCAAGCGCATGGCGTGGGTCACCATCGAAGACCTGTCCGGCTCCACGGAGTTGGTGTGCTTCCCGGGCAAGGACGGCACGCGCAACGTGATGGGCAAGGACGGCAAGTGGTCCAAGCAGGGCCCCAAGCCGGGCTACGAGCACTGGGAGCACCTGCTCAAGTCGGACGACCCCATCCTCGTCACCGGCACCGTGCAGATTTCCCAGCGCGACGAGAACACGCCCACCGCGGAGCTCATCGTCGAGGACATCCAGAGCCTCAAGGCCGTGCGCGAGAAGCGCACCAAGCGCCTGGAGCTGCGCCTGCCCGCGGACGTCGTCACCGAGGAGCGGCTGGCCAGGCTCAACGAGCTGGCGAAGAAGTACGCGGGCGCGACGCCGGTGGCGGTGAGCGTGCTGTTCCCGGGGGAAGCGGAGGCGCACATCTCCGGCACCACGCTCAAGGTGCAGGTGAACGACGATTTGCTCCTCGCGGTGGACCGCCTCTTCGGGCAGAAGGTCGTGGAGTTCGGCTGA
- a CDS encoding sulfatase family protein, with translation MPAFARTPPTLARALLLGCRAGLLVFLALYTLCALLNMQLGYQGNESGVVTEYVWNTWRSVVLWQVARLIGAYCVVGLVLGALLGAGLWAAERSRRAVFWLSGLGCLVVEGFLVAADMARHPHLYAATLYARSEVTAAVLRGLSGTQPSGWTLAALVLPVLSVLAVVGRWLSESPRWRGVLGGVTAAAAVAGFTGLGLTRTAGGAEARGPARPNLLILASDGLRPDHLSGNGYPRATSPNIDRLMGEGTRFNDTVVQVPRTAPSWTTLLTSQYAGEHPVVHTLVGREAREEKLTTLATALGAQGYRTAVVADYAGDHFSRFPYGFQVVSAPDFRFPDLVRQRMLITHVALLPWTALAPGLFEERSEFPELTDPAPLRTRVRHVLDGMPENAPFALVVFASSTHFPYAAPWPQEGQYVEHGYRGPWRFGATPRMEVDPDAPATTPEDVAALAANYDAAVRTFDGLVGSVRADLERRGRWDDTLVVLLSDHGEHLEDEGLGQGHGDHLWGSVGLRIPFAVRLPGKVASGREVAQRARSLDVAPTVLDLMGVPAPESFRGRSLASLARPGAEPKPLPDVPALIETDVWFSDRDGQPYQTVRMPYPWLYEIAMVEGDTGEIALKPEWEGPVRRARHRGVYLGRWKLLELPTPDGVRVQLFDTVADPSELRDVAGDHPNVVATLRAKLAAELPDGTGEVRGAVGP, from the coding sequence ATGCCCGCCTTCGCCCGTACACCGCCGACGCTCGCCCGCGCCCTCCTGCTTGGCTGCCGGGCGGGCCTGCTCGTCTTCCTGGCGCTCTACACGCTCTGTGCCCTGCTGAACATGCAACTGGGTTACCAGGGGAACGAGAGCGGCGTCGTCACGGAGTACGTCTGGAACACGTGGCGGAGCGTGGTGCTGTGGCAGGTGGCGCGGCTCATTGGCGCGTACTGCGTGGTGGGGCTGGTGCTGGGGGCGCTCTTGGGGGCCGGGCTGTGGGCGGCGGAGCGGAGCCGGCGCGCGGTGTTCTGGCTGAGCGGCCTGGGGTGCCTGGTGGTGGAGGGGTTCCTGGTGGCGGCGGACATGGCGCGGCATCCGCACCTGTACGCGGCGACGCTGTATGCGCGCTCGGAGGTGACGGCGGCGGTGCTGCGGGGGCTGAGCGGCACGCAGCCATCGGGTTGGACCCTGGCCGCGCTGGTGCTGCCGGTGTTGAGCGTGCTGGCGGTGGTGGGCCGGTGGCTGTCGGAGTCACCTCGCTGGCGCGGCGTGCTGGGCGGCGTGACGGCCGCGGCGGCGGTGGCGGGCTTCACGGGGCTGGGGCTGACGCGGACGGCAGGTGGGGCGGAGGCCCGCGGGCCCGCGCGGCCGAACCTGCTCATCCTGGCGTCGGACGGGCTCCGGCCGGACCACCTGTCGGGCAACGGCTACCCGCGGGCCACGTCGCCGAACATCGACCGGCTGATGGGGGAAGGCACGCGCTTCAACGACACGGTGGTGCAGGTGCCGCGCACGGCGCCGTCATGGACGACGCTGCTCACGTCGCAGTACGCGGGCGAGCACCCGGTGGTGCACACGCTGGTGGGACGCGAGGCGCGCGAGGAGAAGCTCACCACGCTGGCCACGGCGCTGGGAGCGCAGGGCTACCGCACGGCGGTGGTGGCGGACTACGCGGGGGACCACTTCTCGCGCTTCCCGTATGGCTTCCAGGTGGTGTCCGCGCCGGACTTCCGCTTCCCGGACCTGGTGCGGCAGCGGATGCTGATCACCCACGTGGCGCTGCTGCCGTGGACGGCGCTGGCGCCGGGGCTGTTCGAGGAGCGGAGCGAGTTCCCGGAGCTGACGGATCCGGCCCCGCTGCGCACGCGGGTGCGGCACGTGCTGGATGGGATGCCGGAGAACGCGCCGTTCGCGCTGGTGGTGTTCGCGTCGTCCACGCACTTCCCCTACGCGGCGCCGTGGCCGCAGGAGGGACAGTACGTGGAGCACGGCTACCGGGGGCCGTGGCGCTTCGGGGCGACGCCCCGGATGGAGGTGGATCCGGACGCGCCCGCGACCACGCCGGAGGACGTCGCGGCGCTGGCGGCGAACTACGACGCGGCGGTGCGCACGTTCGACGGGCTCGTGGGGAGCGTGCGCGCGGACCTGGAGCGGCGGGGGCGGTGGGACGACACGCTGGTGGTCCTGCTGTCGGACCACGGCGAGCACCTGGAGGACGAGGGGCTGGGCCAGGGGCACGGCGACCACCTGTGGGGCAGCGTGGGGCTGCGCATCCCGTTCGCGGTGCGGCTGCCCGGGAAGGTGGCGTCAGGGCGGGAGGTGGCACAGCGGGCGCGCTCGCTGGACGTGGCGCCGACGGTGCTGGACCTCATGGGTGTGCCCGCGCCGGAGTCGTTCCGGGGGCGCTCGTTGGCGTCGCTGGCGCGGCCGGGAGCGGAGCCCAAGCCGCTGCCGGACGTGCCGGCGCTGATTGAGACGGACGTGTGGTTCAGCGACCGGGACGGTCAGCCGTACCAGACGGTGCGCATGCCATATCCGTGGCTGTATGAGATTGCGATGGTGGAGGGCGACACGGGGGAGATTGCGCTCAAGCCGGAGTGGGAAGGGCCGGTGCGTAGGGCCCGGCACCGTGGGGTGTATCTGGGTCGGTGGAAGTTGCTGGAGCTGCCTACTCCGGACGGAGTGCGGGTGCAGTTGTTCGACACGGTGGCGGATCCGTCGGAACTGCGGGACGTGGCGGGAGATCATCCGAACGTCGTGGCAACACTGCGGGCGAAGCTCGCGGCGGAGCTGCCGGATGGGACGGGCGAGGTTCGGGGCGCCGTGGGGCCGTGA
- a CDS encoding CPBP family intramembrane glutamic endopeptidase → MDSPSEPVSAVTSPVPASPRPRVWTVLVAFLLLLMGILVVSITVASIAMAVEIARSGVDPRDSKAILALTEQLKTMSWLQVAGVMTSSLLGMTAALLGGVLSPKPLKERLRLGKGTPLPAWAWGAALVGCFTMGQAMESLSVLTGIWDYTASLKALQATSQGSFATFALLLFFGTLVAGTAEELFFRGYVQTRLVERWGRWAGIAGAAALFGLLHLDPIHSPMALMMGLFLGWLAERTGSLRLPIFVHILNNLTSFLLSRYAPSTAQLPAAVHVTLLAVCSLAFVGVVMALRRVDARPPEPAVLAGS, encoded by the coding sequence ATGGATTCTCCCTCCGAGCCAGTCTCCGCCGTCACCTCGCCGGTCCCTGCGTCACCGCGCCCGCGCGTGTGGACGGTGCTGGTGGCATTCCTGCTGCTGCTGATGGGGATCCTCGTGGTGAGCATCACGGTGGCCAGCATCGCGATGGCTGTGGAGATCGCCCGCTCGGGAGTGGATCCCCGGGACAGCAAGGCCATCCTGGCCCTGACGGAGCAGCTCAAGACGATGTCGTGGCTGCAGGTGGCGGGCGTGATGACGTCCAGTCTCCTGGGGATGACCGCCGCGCTCCTGGGCGGGGTCCTGTCTCCGAAGCCGCTGAAGGAGCGACTGCGGCTGGGCAAGGGGACACCGTTGCCGGCATGGGCCTGGGGGGCCGCGCTGGTGGGTTGCTTCACGATGGGACAGGCGATGGAGAGCCTGTCCGTCCTCACGGGTATATGGGATTACACGGCGTCACTGAAGGCGTTGCAGGCTACGAGCCAGGGTTCGTTCGCGACCTTCGCGTTGCTCTTGTTCTTCGGCACGCTGGTGGCGGGCACGGCGGAGGAGCTCTTCTTCCGGGGCTATGTGCAGACGCGGCTGGTGGAGCGCTGGGGGAGGTGGGCTGGCATCGCTGGAGCCGCAGCCCTCTTCGGCCTCCTGCACCTGGACCCCATCCACAGCCCCATGGCCCTGATGATGGGCCTGTTCCTGGGCTGGCTCGCGGAGCGCACGGGCAGCCTGCGCCTGCCCATCTTCGTCCACATCCTCAACAACCTGACGTCGTTCCTGCTCTCTCGCTACGCGCCGTCCACCGCGCAGCTGCCGGCCGCCGTGCACGTGACGTTGCTGGCGGTGTGCTCACTGGCATTCGTGGGAGTGGTGATGGCGCTGCGGCGCGTGGATGCCCGGCCTCCGGAGCCCGCCGTGCTCGCCGGGTCCTGA
- a CDS encoding serine hydrolase domain-containing protein translates to MLRAWGLGVLLVCGCATTSARRETPSIPDVAALDAEAARAMAATGAKGLAIAVIDDGRVVASRAYGARDAKGEPLRTDTVMYGASITKTVFAYLVMQLADEKRIDLDTSISEYLDKPLPEYPDEDRYSIWSHLAGDERWRDITPRVLLTHSAGFANFGFLEPDERLRIHFAPGSRFAYSGDGIILMQFVLERGLGLDVGAELQRRVFDRFGMRTTSMTWRPDFASNLADGWKADGSVELHDERSRVRAAGSMDTTLDDLSRFAAALVRGEGLSPEVFTRMTSPQLPITTKSQFPTLQDELPPEARRKDLAAGLGVVVFDGPQGHGFFKNGHNDSTANTLVCLPRGRRCVLILSNDVRAEPAYPHLVRFVLGEAGVPWDWEYGDMAFWDGR, encoded by the coding sequence GTGCTGCGTGCCTGGGGTCTGGGTGTGTTGCTTGTCTGCGGCTGTGCAACGACGTCCGCGCGCCGCGAGACGCCATCCATTCCGGACGTGGCCGCCCTGGATGCGGAAGCGGCTCGCGCGATGGCCGCGACCGGCGCGAAGGGGCTGGCCATCGCTGTCATTGACGACGGGCGCGTAGTGGCGTCCCGGGCCTACGGTGCTCGCGATGCGAAGGGCGAGCCGCTGCGCACGGACACGGTGATGTATGGCGCGTCCATCACCAAGACGGTCTTCGCGTACCTCGTGATGCAGCTCGCGGACGAGAAGCGCATCGACCTCGACACGTCCATCTCGGAGTACCTGGACAAGCCGTTGCCTGAGTATCCGGACGAGGACCGTTACTCGATCTGGTCCCACCTGGCCGGTGACGAACGCTGGCGGGACATCACGCCGCGCGTCCTGCTCACCCACAGCGCGGGCTTCGCCAACTTCGGCTTCCTGGAACCTGACGAGCGGCTGCGCATCCACTTCGCTCCCGGCAGCCGCTTCGCTTACTCAGGCGACGGCATCATCCTGATGCAGTTCGTGCTCGAACGCGGGCTGGGGCTCGACGTGGGCGCGGAGCTGCAACGACGCGTGTTCGACCGCTTCGGCATGCGCACGACCAGCATGACGTGGCGGCCGGACTTCGCGAGCAACCTGGCCGATGGATGGAAGGCAGACGGCAGCGTGGAACTGCACGATGAACGCAGCCGGGTGCGCGCGGCCGGTTCCATGGACACCACCCTCGACGACCTGTCGCGCTTCGCCGCCGCGCTGGTGCGTGGCGAAGGGCTGTCGCCGGAAGTCTTCACCCGGATGACCTCGCCGCAGCTGCCCATCACCACCAAGAGCCAGTTCCCGACCCTCCAGGACGAACTGCCGCCGGAGGCCCGGCGCAAGGACCTGGCGGCGGGCCTGGGCGTGGTGGTGTTCGACGGTCCGCAAGGTCACGGGTTCTTCAAGAACGGCCACAACGACAGCACCGCCAACACCCTCGTGTGCCTGCCTCGCGGACGCCGTTGCGTGCTCATCCTGAGCAACGACGTCCGTGCCGAGCCTGCCTATCCCCACCTCGTGCGCTTCGTGTTGGGCGAGGCTGGCGTGCCCTGGGATTGGGAGTACGGCGACATGGCGTTCTGGGACGGACGCTGA
- a CDS encoding CPBP family intramembrane glutamic endopeptidase, with the protein MESPSVPVASAPVRRPRVWTVLVAFVVLFGLLVIGSTLVTHIATSIEAAKAGVDLSDSVAQAALAEKVESLPWPTVALVMMVGTVALSLALLGGRLSPQPLRERLRLRAGVPLPAWAWLTAAVGCFAVGQCLESLAVLTGAWNWTGSLKGFQAASQGPLGTFALLLFFGSPVAGTAEELFFRGYVQTRLVDRWGPKAGVVGAATLFGLLHLDPIHGPITLVVALFLGWLAVHTGSVRLPIFVHILNNGASFLLGRYAPPSSEYPTSVHTALLCVSALLVVGAVVLLRRIPEAPKPAAPVVLAGA; encoded by the coding sequence ATGGAATCCCCTTCAGTCCCTGTTGCCTCCGCGCCCGTGCGGCGCCCGCGTGTCTGGACGGTGCTGGTCGCGTTCGTGGTGCTGTTCGGGCTGCTCGTCATTGGCAGCACCCTCGTGACCCACATCGCCACGAGCATCGAAGCGGCGAAAGCCGGCGTGGATTTGAGCGACAGCGTGGCCCAAGCGGCCCTGGCGGAGAAGGTGGAGTCCCTGCCGTGGCCGACCGTCGCGCTGGTGATGATGGTCGGCACCGTGGCGCTGAGCCTCGCGCTCCTGGGCGGCCGGTTGTCCCCGCAGCCCCTGCGCGAGCGGCTGCGCCTGCGGGCCGGAGTGCCGCTGCCAGCCTGGGCCTGGCTCACGGCGGCGGTGGGCTGCTTCGCGGTGGGCCAGTGCCTGGAGAGCCTGGCCGTCCTCACGGGGGCATGGAACTGGACCGGGTCGTTGAAAGGGTTCCAGGCCGCGAGCCAGGGGCCGCTCGGGACCTTCGCGCTGCTGTTGTTCTTCGGTTCGCCGGTGGCGGGCACGGCGGAGGAGCTCTTCTTCCGAGGCTACGTGCAGACGCGGCTGGTGGACCGCTGGGGCCCCAAGGCGGGCGTCGTGGGGGCCGCCACGCTCTTCGGCCTGCTGCACCTGGATCCCATCCATGGCCCCATCACCCTGGTGGTGGCCCTGTTCCTGGGCTGGCTCGCGGTGCACACGGGAAGCGTGCGGCTGCCCATCTTCGTCCACATCCTCAACAACGGGGCGTCCTTCCTCCTCGGTCGCTACGCGCCGCCGTCGTCGGAGTACCCGACCTCCGTGCACACGGCGTTGCTCTGCGTGAGCGCGCTCCTGGTGGTGGGGGCCGTGGTGCTGCTGCGGCGCATCCCCGAAGCCCCGAAGCCGGCGGCGCCTGTAGTGCTCGCGGGTGCGTGA
- a CDS encoding Spy/CpxP family protein refolding chaperone: MKKTLAIAGTAVVAVTLLTGFGWGRHHRGTPDPERINQMVTWKLDDTLDDLNATEAQRTSIHAVKYRLLSEGQSLMEGQQAARAEAVTQLESATPDATKLHALVDARIDAARAFAHKAVDAVLEVHRTLTPAQRQELASDIREHTGAK, encoded by the coding sequence ATGAAGAAGACGCTCGCCATCGCCGGTACCGCCGTCGTCGCCGTCACCCTCCTCACCGGGTTCGGATGGGGCCGCCACCACCGCGGCACGCCCGACCCGGAGCGCATCAATCAGATGGTCACCTGGAAGCTGGACGACACGCTGGATGACCTCAACGCCACCGAGGCCCAGCGCACCTCCATCCACGCCGTGAAGTACCGCCTCCTGTCCGAGGGCCAGTCGCTCATGGAAGGACAGCAGGCCGCCCGCGCCGAGGCCGTCACCCAGCTGGAGTCCGCCACGCCCGACGCCACGAAGCTCCACGCCCTGGTGGACGCGCGCATCGACGCCGCGCGCGCCTTCGCGCACAAGGCCGTGGATGCCGTGCTCGAGGTCCACCGCACGCTCACCCCGGCCCAGCGCCAGGAGCTGGCCAGCGACATCCGCGAACACACCGGCGCGAAGTAG
- a CDS encoding aldo/keto reductase, protein MIQRPLGNSGLTVSALGFGAGPVGSEALGDSDAEALLHGVLDAGITLIDTAPSYGVSEERIGRFLGARRREFVLSTKCGYGVPGVEDWTPECITRGVDLALQRLRTDVIDVLHFHSCPPDVLHRPGLVEALTRAVQAGKVRAAAYSGDNAGLDAALETGAFAVVQTSVNLFDQRSLDHGVAKARERGVGVIAKRPLANAPWRFPGRPYAHDVGEYWERMQRMALQTDGLDWPELALRFTAFAPGVATCIVGTTRLDNLRANARTLEQGPLPETTFQAIRDAFRRHDTGWDGVI, encoded by the coding sequence ATGATTCAACGTCCCCTGGGAAACAGCGGCCTCACGGTGTCCGCGCTCGGCTTCGGCGCGGGGCCCGTGGGCAGCGAAGCGCTGGGCGACTCCGACGCGGAGGCGCTCCTCCACGGCGTGCTGGACGCGGGCATCACCCTCATCGACACCGCGCCCAGCTACGGCGTGTCCGAGGAGCGAATCGGCCGGTTCCTCGGCGCTCGGCGCCGGGAGTTCGTGCTGTCCACCAAGTGCGGCTACGGCGTGCCCGGCGTGGAGGACTGGACGCCCGAGTGCATCACGCGCGGCGTGGACCTGGCCCTCCAGCGGTTGCGCACCGACGTGATTGACGTGCTGCACTTCCACTCGTGTCCGCCGGACGTGCTCCACCGCCCGGGGCTGGTGGAGGCGCTCACCCGCGCGGTGCAGGCGGGCAAGGTGCGGGCGGCCGCGTACTCGGGCGACAACGCCGGGCTGGACGCCGCGCTGGAGACGGGCGCGTTCGCGGTGGTGCAGACGTCCGTGAACCTCTTCGACCAGCGCTCACTGGACCACGGCGTGGCGAAGGCCCGGGAGCGCGGCGTGGGCGTCATCGCCAAGCGGCCCCTGGCCAACGCACCGTGGCGCTTCCCGGGGCGCCCCTACGCGCACGACGTGGGCGAGTACTGGGAGCGCATGCAGCGCATGGCCCTCCAGACGGACGGCCTGGACTGGCCGGAGCTGGCGCTGCGCTTCACCGCGTTCGCGCCCGGCGTCGCCACCTGCATCGTGGGCACCACGCGGCTGGACAACCTCCGCGCCAACGCGCGCACCCTGGAGCAGGGCCCCCTCCCGGAGACCACCTTTCAGGCCATCCGGGACGCCTTCCGCCGCCATGACACCGGGTGGGATGGCGTCATCTGA
- a CDS encoding FruA-associating protein, FapA — MHPTSLDLNQIEPTPQVANWLRMRASQWLTTAQKDFNEALFARDGSESSFDRYADARSELDSAEAWALRVAEFVAHAR, encoded by the coding sequence ATGCACCCCACTTCGCTGGACCTGAACCAGATCGAGCCCACGCCCCAGGTGGCGAACTGGCTGCGCATGCGCGCGAGCCAGTGGCTCACCACGGCGCAGAAGGACTTCAACGAAGCCCTCTTCGCGCGGGACGGTTCGGAGTCGTCGTTCGACCGCTACGCCGACGCCCGCTCGGAGCTGGACTCCGCTGAGGCCTGGGCGCTGCGCGTCGCGGAGTTCGTGGCGCACGCGCGGTAG